A window from Osmia lignaria lignaria isolate PbOS001 chromosome 8, iyOsmLign1, whole genome shotgun sequence encodes these proteins:
- the LOC117610866 gene encoding uncharacterized protein LOC117610866, whose amino-acid sequence MDCTMAESQGNSELSENPEPNHEQINQGRKESNEKPNEEINKQLIQLLATYKKQNAELKKEVKRLVKYSRGARGEGRGRGGGEGRGRGGRGRGGGKWGGYVKNNPTIIFK is encoded by the exons atgGATTGTACGATGGCGGAGAGCCAAGGAAATAGTGAATTGTCAGAAAATCCAGAGCCGAATCAC GAACAGATAAATCAGGGGAGAAAGGAAAGCAATGAAAAACCAAATGAGGAAATCAACAAgcaattaattcaattacttGCAACATATAAGAAACAA AATGCAGAGCTGAAAAAGGAAGTCAAGCGACTCGTTAAATATAGTCGAGGGGCAAGAGGAGAAGGTAGAGGAAGAGGCGGAGGAGAGGGTAGAGGAAGAGGAGGTAGAGGAAGAGGCGGAGGAAAATGGGGCGGTTATGTCAAAAACAATCCtactatcatttttaaataa